In a single window of the Novosphingobium sp. IK01 genome:
- a CDS encoding M13 family metallopeptidase, producing the protein MNETRLNMRRLNRQALRAKTMACTALLAFGTPGLALAQTPPPAPPAPASAPMPIGGWGVDLSGRDLAIKPGDDFDAYANGAWKARTPIPADRPQIGTLALMDEQVQGQMRALVEQAPRNGKVGALYASFLDEAAIEKRGLAPLLADLAPIRALSDKTAFARAMGAAHYGLGNSLFGFYVGPDTADATQSVLTLGQSGLGLPDRDYYLLPRFARQRGAYLAYIARTLKAVGEKNPEAGAQAILTFETSIASLSWDVARRRDRNATNNPMSLAELKAFAPGFDWAAFFEGGKVPPQKRMIVREKSAIADLAKLCDQTSLDTLRLWQVFHMADDASPYLTHAMVDSQFAFARTLSGVDQIKPRWKRGIALVNAQLGELAGQAYVARYFPPEAKAQMQDLVANLRKAFVVRINANTWMEPATKQAALDKLAKIDVMVGYPDVWRNYDGLEIRADDLYGNIVRGAAFNAAYAMEDLGKPVNRAKWSMNPQIVNAYNAGAKLQIVFPAGILQPPLFDPKADLAVNYGAIGAVIGHEISHSFDDQGRKIDASGAITDWWTAQDGARFDAEAKVFGAQYAKFEVAPGSFINPGLTMGENIADLAGLQVALVAYHTALGGHEAPLIDGLTGDQRFFLSFAQAWRSRAREDFLRSQVTTDPHSPPRFRILGPLPNIEGWYQAFGIKPGDAMYIAPDKRAHLW; encoded by the coding sequence GTGAACGAAACTCGTTTGAACATGCGGCGTTTGAACAGGCAGGCCCTGCGCGCCAAAACAATGGCCTGCACCGCCCTTCTGGCCTTCGGCACGCCGGGTCTAGCGCTCGCCCAGACGCCCCCGCCTGCCCCCCCTGCTCCCGCCTCGGCGCCCATGCCCATCGGCGGCTGGGGCGTCGATCTGAGCGGCCGCGACCTTGCGATCAAGCCGGGCGACGATTTCGATGCCTATGCCAACGGCGCATGGAAGGCGCGCACGCCGATCCCCGCCGACCGTCCGCAGATCGGCACGCTCGCGCTGATGGACGAGCAGGTTCAGGGCCAGATGCGCGCGCTCGTCGAGCAGGCCCCGCGCAATGGCAAGGTTGGCGCGCTCTACGCCAGCTTCCTCGATGAGGCGGCCATCGAAAAGCGCGGCCTCGCCCCGCTGCTGGCCGATCTGGCGCCGATACGCGCGCTGTCCGACAAGACCGCCTTCGCCCGCGCGATGGGCGCGGCGCACTATGGCCTGGGCAACAGCCTGTTCGGCTTCTACGTCGGGCCCGACACGGCAGACGCCACGCAATCGGTACTGACCCTGGGCCAGTCGGGCCTTGGCCTGCCCGACCGCGACTATTACCTGCTGCCCCGCTTCGCCCGCCAGCGCGGCGCCTACCTCGCCTATATCGCCCGCACGCTCAAGGCCGTGGGCGAAAAGAACCCCGAGGCCGGCGCGCAGGCAATCCTGACCTTCGAGACCTCGATCGCCAGCCTGAGCTGGGACGTGGCCCGCCGCCGCGACCGCAACGCCACCAACAACCCGATGAGCCTTGCCGAACTGAAAGCCTTTGCCCCCGGCTTCGACTGGGCGGCCTTCTTCGAGGGCGGCAAGGTTCCCCCGCAAAAGCGCATGATCGTGCGCGAGAAGAGCGCGATTGCCGACCTCGCGAAGCTCTGTGACCAGACCAGCCTCGACACGCTGCGGCTCTGGCAGGTCTTCCACATGGCCGACGATGCCTCCCCCTACCTGACCCATGCGATGGTCGACAGCCAGTTCGCCTTTGCCCGCACGCTCAGCGGCGTCGACCAGATCAAGCCGCGCTGGAAGCGCGGGATCGCGCTGGTGAACGCGCAACTGGGCGAACTGGCCGGGCAGGCCTATGTTGCCCGATACTTCCCGCCCGAAGCCAAGGCGCAGATGCAGGATCTGGTGGCGAACCTGCGCAAGGCCTTCGTCGTGCGGATCAATGCCAACACCTGGATGGAACCAGCCACAAAGCAGGCCGCCCTCGACAAGCTCGCGAAAATCGACGTCATGGTCGGCTATCCCGATGTCTGGCGCAATTATGACGGGCTGGAGATCAGGGCCGACGATCTCTATGGCAATATCGTGCGCGGCGCGGCGTTCAATGCGGCCTATGCCATGGAAGACCTCGGCAAGCCGGTCAACCGCGCCAAGTGGAGCATGAACCCGCAGATCGTGAACGCCTACAATGCCGGGGCTAAGCTCCAGATCGTGTTCCCGGCAGGCATCCTTCAGCCCCCGCTGTTCGATCCCAAGGCCGATCTGGCCGTCAACTATGGCGCCATCGGCGCGGTCATCGGCCACGAGATCAGCCACAGCTTCGACGACCAGGGCCGCAAGATCGACGCCAGCGGCGCGATTACCGACTGGTGGACCGCGCAGGACGGCGCCCGCTTCGACGCCGAGGCCAAAGTCTTCGGCGCGCAATATGCAAAATTCGAAGTCGCGCCCGGATCGTTCATCAATCCGGGCCTGACGATGGGCGAGAACATCGCCGATCTGGCCGGGCTTCAGGTCGCGCTGGTGGCCTATCACACCGCGCTGGGCGGCCACGAGGCCCCGCTGATCGACGGACTGACCGGCGACCAGCGGTTCTTCCTCTCGTTCGCGCAGGCCTGGCGTTCGCGCGCGCGCGAGGATTTCCTGCGCAGCCAGGTGACGACCGACCCGCACAGCCCGCCGCGTTTCCGCATCCTTGGCCCGCTGCCCAATATCGAGGGCTGGTATCAGGCCTTCGGCATCAAGCCGGGCGACGCGATGTACATTGCGCCCGACAAGCGCGCCCACCTGTGGTGA
- the secA gene encoding preprotein translocase subunit SecA, translating into MFGALAKSIFGSSNDRYVKSLDKQVKKIAAFEDTMKAMSNEELAAQTVKFRGQLEAGATLDDLLPEAFATVREAAVRAMGMRHFDVQMIGGIVLHRGEIAEMRTGEGKTLVGTLAVYLNALEGKGVHVVTVNDYLARRDAETMGVLYEFLGLTVGVIVPNLNEYERRQAYEADITYATNNELGFDYLRDNMKHERSQMVQRPFNFAIVDEVDSILIDEARTPLIISGPTDDKSELYVSVDAVVKQIDPELYEADEKTKSITLTEDGVEWVERRLEEAGILVGSNLYDVENTMVVHHLDQALKANVMFKRDIDYIVKDDKVVIIDEFTGRMMDGRRWSNGLHQAVEAKEGVKIEPENQTMASITFQNYFRMYPKLAGMTGTAATEATEFFEIYKMNVVTIPTNLPVKRIDEEDEFYKNTLDKFAAIARLIREKNEIGQPVLVGTVSIEKSELLSEFLTREGVKHAVLNARFHEMEAHIVAQAGRLGAVTIATNMAGRGTDIKLGGNLEFRIDDELRDVPEGPEREAAIARMAAEINAEKAKVLEAGGLCVIGTERHESRRIDNQLRGRSGRQGDPGLSKFYLCLEDDLLRIFGPDTLFARMMNSNLADGEAIGSKWLSKAIENAQKKVEARNYDIRKQVVEYDDVMNDQRKVIYEQRSDIMDAQAVDDVVLDMRHETINAIVGDACPPGSYPEQWNVEGLKERVAEVLGMTPPIDDWLEEDAVEPDLISERLIALADAHMAAKLETVEPETWRGLEKSILLERLDHHWKEHLATLDALRQVVYLRAYAQKTPINEYKQEAFGLFEKMLDGIREDVTRILMISEIRMQPIDQMGDFQLPELPDFLTSHIDPFTGENDAVPQVPGAAAMLGALGGGLGGSGFGGAAPAPVPGQDPYAGQGVNRNAPCPCGSGQKYKHCHGVAA; encoded by the coding sequence ATGTTCGGCGCACTTGCCAAGTCCATTTTCGGTTCGTCCAATGATCGTTACGTCAAGTCGCTCGACAAGCAGGTGAAGAAGATCGCCGCCTTCGAGGACACCATGAAGGCGATGAGCAACGAGGAACTGGCCGCCCAGACGGTCAAGTTCCGGGGCCAGCTCGAAGCGGGAGCGACCCTCGACGACCTCCTGCCCGAAGCCTTTGCCACCGTGCGCGAGGCGGCGGTGCGCGCGATGGGGATGCGCCATTTCGACGTGCAGATGATCGGCGGCATCGTGCTGCACCGGGGCGAGATCGCCGAAATGCGCACCGGCGAGGGCAAGACTCTGGTCGGCACGCTGGCGGTCTATCTCAACGCGCTCGAAGGCAAGGGCGTTCACGTGGTGACCGTGAACGACTATCTCGCCCGCCGCGACGCCGAGACGATGGGCGTGCTCTATGAATTTCTGGGCCTGACGGTCGGCGTGATCGTGCCCAACCTCAACGAGTACGAGCGCCGTCAGGCCTACGAGGCCGACATTACCTATGCCACCAACAACGAACTGGGCTTCGACTACCTGCGCGACAACATGAAGCACGAGCGCTCGCAGATGGTGCAGCGCCCGTTCAACTTCGCGATTGTCGACGAAGTGGACTCGATCCTGATCGACGAGGCACGTACCCCGCTGATCATTTCGGGGCCGACCGACGACAAGAGCGAACTTTATGTGTCGGTCGACGCGGTGGTCAAGCAGATCGACCCCGAGCTTTACGAGGCCGACGAGAAGACCAAGAGCATCACGCTGACCGAAGACGGCGTGGAATGGGTCGAGCGTCGCCTTGAGGAAGCCGGCATACTGGTCGGCTCGAACCTCTACGATGTCGAGAACACGATGGTCGTCCACCACCTCGACCAGGCGCTCAAGGCCAATGTCATGTTCAAGCGTGACATCGACTACATCGTCAAGGACGACAAGGTCGTGATCATCGACGAGTTCACCGGCCGCATGATGGATGGCCGGCGCTGGTCGAACGGTCTGCACCAGGCGGTCGAGGCCAAGGAAGGCGTCAAGATCGAGCCGGAAAACCAGACCATGGCCTCGATCACCTTCCAGAACTATTTCCGCATGTACCCCAAGCTGGCGGGCATGACCGGCACCGCCGCGACCGAGGCGACCGAGTTCTTCGAAATCTACAAGATGAACGTCGTCACCATCCCGACCAACCTGCCCGTGAAGCGGATCGACGAGGAGGACGAGTTCTACAAGAACACGCTCGACAAGTTTGCCGCCATCGCCCGCCTGATCCGCGAGAAGAACGAGATCGGCCAGCCGGTGCTGGTCGGCACGGTCTCGATCGAGAAGTCGGAACTGCTCAGCGAGTTCCTCACCCGCGAGGGCGTCAAGCACGCGGTGCTCAATGCCCGCTTCCACGAGATGGAAGCCCATATCGTGGCCCAGGCCGGGCGCCTTGGCGCGGTGACCATCGCCACCAACATGGCCGGGCGCGGGACCGACATCAAGCTGGGCGGCAACCTCGAATTCCGCATCGATGACGAGCTGCGCGACGTGCCCGAAGGCCCCGAGCGCGAGGCCGCGATTGCCCGCATGGCCGCCGAGATCAACGCCGAAAAGGCCAAGGTTCTCGAGGCTGGCGGCCTGTGCGTGATCGGCACCGAGCGCCACGAAAGCCGCCGCATCGACAACCAGCTGCGTGGCCGTTCGGGCCGTCAGGGCGATCCGGGGCTGTCCAAGTTCTATCTGTGCCTCGAGGACGACCTCCTGCGCATCTTCGGGCCCGACACGCTGTTTGCCCGCATGATGAATTCCAACCTTGCCGACGGCGAGGCGATCGGTTCCAAGTGGCTGTCCAAGGCCATCGAGAACGCGCAGAAGAAGGTCGAGGCGCGCAACTACGACATCCGCAAGCAGGTCGTTGAATACGACGACGTGATGAACGACCAGCGCAAGGTGATCTACGAGCAGCGCTCGGACATCATGGACGCGCAGGCGGTCGACGATGTCGTGCTCGACATGCGCCACGAGACGATCAACGCCATCGTTGGCGATGCCTGCCCGCCCGGTTCCTATCCCGAGCAGTGGAACGTCGAAGGCCTCAAGGAGCGCGTCGCCGAAGTGCTGGGCATGACCCCGCCGATCGACGACTGGCTGGAGGAAGACGCGGTCGAGCCCGACCTCATCAGCGAGCGCCTGATCGCGCTGGCCGATGCCCACATGGCCGCCAAGCTCGAAACGGTCGAGCCAGAGACCTGGCGCGGCCTTGAAAAGTCTATCCTGCTCGAACGCCTCGACCATCACTGGAAGGAGCATCTGGCGACCCTCGATGCGCTGCGTCAGGTGGTCTACTTGCGCGCCTATGCCCAGAAGACGCCGATCAACGAATACAAGCAGGAAGCCTTCGGCCTGTTCGAGAAGATGCTCGACGGAATCCGCGAGGATGTGACGCGCATCCTGATGATCAGCGAGATCCGCATGCAGCCGATCGACCAGATGGGCGATTTCCAGCTTCCCGAACTGCCCGATTTCCTCACCAGCCATATCGATCCGTTCACCGGCGAGAACGATGCCGTGCCCCAGGTTCCGGGGGCGGCGGCGATGCTGGGGGCGCTGGGCGGCGGTCTTGGTGGCAGCGGCTTTGGCGGCGCGGCCCCGGCTCCCGTTCCCGGACAGGACCCCTATGCGGGGCAGGGCGTGAACCGCAATGCGCCGTGCCCGTGCGGCTCGGGCCAGAAGTACAAGCACTGCCACGGCGTGGCGGCCTGA
- the argJ gene encoding bifunctional glutamate N-acetyltransferase/amino-acid acetyltransferase ArgJ, with translation MSDAISPLASPFPALPAIAGVTPRVARAGYKDWGRCDLTYVEFDEGTAVAGVFTRNVCCSSEVELGRQNVAQGMARALVVNAGNSNAFTGYRGREAVEAIMDQVAAHRGCPREQVFVSSTGVIGVPLPKDKARAGIEAALLAQPCTWEEAANTIGTTDTFAKGATAQAVIGETTVTLSAIIKGSGMIAPDMATMLGYIFTDAAVSPAFLQECLSAANTRTFSCITVDSDTSTSDTVLAFATGKAGNAPLTSRADAGADAFAAAIEDICRQLAHLVVKDGEGAQKFIAVSVTGAVSDASARTVGLAIANSPLVKTAIAGEDANWGRVVMAVGKAGEPADRDRLSIGFGGIWTARDGQPVADYDEAPVAAHLKGREIAITVDLGLGEGRATVWTCDLTHGYISINADYRS, from the coding sequence ATGTCCGACGCCATTTCCCCGCTCGCCTCGCCCTTCCCCGCCCTCCCCGCGATTGCCGGGGTCACCCCGCGCGTGGCCCGCGCCGGATACAAGGACTGGGGCCGCTGCGACCTGACGTATGTGGAATTCGATGAAGGCACGGCGGTGGCCGGGGTCTTCACCCGCAATGTCTGCTGCTCGTCCGAGGTCGAACTGGGCCGCCAGAACGTGGCGCAAGGCATGGCCCGCGCGCTCGTCGTCAATGCGGGCAATTCCAATGCCTTCACCGGCTATCGCGGGCGCGAGGCGGTCGAGGCGATCATGGATCAGGTCGCCGCCCACCGCGGCTGCCCGCGCGAGCAGGTCTTCGTGTCCTCGACCGGGGTGATCGGCGTGCCCTTGCCCAAGGACAAGGCCCGCGCCGGGATCGAAGCCGCGCTCCTTGCCCAGCCCTGCACCTGGGAAGAGGCCGCGAACACCATCGGCACGACCGACACGTTCGCCAAGGGCGCAACCGCGCAGGCGGTGATCGGCGAAACCACCGTGACCCTGAGCGCGATCATCAAGGGTTCGGGCATGATCGCGCCCGACATGGCCACGATGCTCGGCTACATCTTCACCGATGCCGCCGTTTCGCCCGCCTTCCTTCAGGAATGCCTGTCGGCGGCCAACACCCGCACGTTCTCGTGCATCACCGTCGACAGCGACACCTCGACGAGCGACACCGTGCTGGCCTTTGCCACCGGCAAGGCGGGCAATGCCCCGCTCACCAGCCGGGCCGATGCTGGCGCCGATGCCTTTGCCGCCGCCATCGAGGACATCTGCCGCCAGCTCGCCCACCTCGTCGTCAAGGATGGCGAAGGCGCGCAGAAGTTCATCGCGGTCAGCGTCACGGGCGCTGTTTCGGACGCCAGCGCGCGCACCGTGGGCCTGGCCATCGCCAATTCGCCGCTGGTCAAGACTGCCATCGCAGGCGAGGACGCCAACTGGGGCCGCGTGGTCATGGCCGTGGGCAAGGCAGGCGAACCGGCGGATCGCGACCGTCTGTCGATCGGCTTTGGCGGCATCTGGACGGCCAGGGACGGCCAGCCCGTCGCCGACTACGACGAAGCGCCCGTTGCCGCCCACCTCAAGGGCCGCGAAATCGCCATCACGGTCGATCTGGGCCTTGGCGAAGGCCGCGCCACGGTCTGGACCTGCGACCTCACCCACGGCTACATCTCGATCAACGCCGACTACCGGAGCTAA
- a CDS encoding glutathione S-transferase family protein, which yields MLIIWGRINSHNVKKVVWAAQECGLPFERREMGGKFGYTPDYLAKNPNHLVPMIEDGDVVVWESNAILRYLFAAHAPALWPADPAVRAQGDQWMDWQFLYADAQREAFLGCVRGGKDGSDPVVAKSAAACAELMTLLDAQLARTPWLSGDSFGVADIPMGTYAHTWFHLPVERPSLPHVEDWMARLRTRPGFQDIAAVPFT from the coding sequence ATGCTGATCATCTGGGGCCGCATCAATTCGCACAACGTCAAGAAAGTGGTCTGGGCCGCGCAGGAATGCGGCCTGCCCTTCGAACGGCGCGAGATGGGCGGGAAATTCGGCTACACGCCCGACTATCTCGCCAAGAACCCCAACCATCTGGTCCCGATGATCGAGGATGGTGATGTTGTGGTGTGGGAATCGAACGCGATCCTGCGTTACCTGTTCGCCGCCCATGCTCCGGCGCTGTGGCCTGCCGATCCGGCCGTGCGCGCGCAGGGTGATCAGTGGATGGACTGGCAGTTCCTCTATGCCGACGCCCAGCGCGAGGCGTTCCTGGGCTGCGTGCGCGGCGGCAAGGACGGCTCTGATCCGGTCGTGGCCAAATCGGCGGCGGCCTGCGCCGAGCTGATGACCCTGCTCGACGCACAACTGGCCCGCACGCCCTGGCTCTCGGGCGACAGCTTCGGTGTCGCGGACATCCCGATGGGCACCTATGCCCACACCTGGTTCCACCTCCCCGTCGAGCGCCCCTCGCTGCCCCATGTCGAAGACTGGATGGCCCGCCTGCGCACGCGCCCCGGTTTTCAGGACATCGCCGCGGTCCCCTTCACATGA
- a CDS encoding inositol monophosphatase family protein — MSWTPALDQAVSALIASVADEAIAPRYRQLAEHDVTAKAADDVVTVADTHAERLLAEGLARILPEARIVGEEAAHADPSVFERLKQGLCWIIDPLDGTNNFAAGRPPFGVLIALAHDGVCVAGWIYDVLTRRLCTAQDGRGAFVDGKPVRAQTTGQTPPVAAISTVFMDATRREAMRQHILPHYTVVDIPRCAAEQYPRLVLGVNDVSIFERTLPWDHAAGVLFVNEAGGKAARPDGTPYRVDQIGQRGLIAASSPALFDAMAQRLRDL; from the coding sequence ATGAGCTGGACTCCCGCGCTCGACCAGGCTGTTTCAGCCCTGATCGCCAGCGTGGCCGACGAAGCCATCGCCCCGCGCTATCGCCAGCTTGCCGAACACGACGTGACCGCCAAGGCCGCCGACGACGTGGTAACCGTGGCCGACACCCATGCCGAACGCCTGCTGGCCGAGGGCCTCGCGCGCATCCTGCCCGAGGCACGGATCGTGGGCGAGGAAGCCGCCCATGCCGATCCGTCGGTGTTCGAGCGGCTCAAACAGGGCCTGTGCTGGATCATCGACCCGCTCGATGGCACCAACAATTTCGCCGCCGGGCGCCCGCCCTTCGGCGTGCTGATCGCGCTGGCGCATGATGGCGTCTGCGTGGCAGGCTGGATCTACGACGTGCTCACGCGCCGTCTGTGTACCGCGCAAGACGGTCGCGGTGCCTTTGTCGATGGCAAGCCGGTGCGCGCGCAAACGACCGGACAGACCCCGCCCGTCGCCGCGATTTCCACCGTGTTCATGGACGCCACCCGGCGCGAGGCGATGCGCCAGCACATCCTGCCCCACTACACCGTGGTCGACATTCCGCGCTGCGCGGCCGAGCAATATCCGCGTCTGGTGCTGGGGGTAAACGATGTCTCGATCTTCGAGCGCACCCTGCCCTGGGACCATGCCGCCGGGGTGCTGTTCGTCAACGAGGCGGGCGGCAAGGCGGCAAGGCCAGACGGCACACCCTATCGCGTCGACCAGATCGGCCAGCGCGGGCTGATCGCCGCATCGAGCCCGGCCCTGTTCGACGCCATGGCCCAGCGCCTGCGCGACCTGTAG
- the trxA gene encoding thioredoxin — protein sequence MSTKAVTDASFSADVLESGKPVLVDFWADWCGPCKMIAPALEEIAGELADKVTIAKVDIMENTATASNFGVQSIPLLILFKDGKPVAQKLGAAPKSQLKGWLESVL from the coding sequence ATGTCGACCAAGGCCGTCACCGACGCCAGCTTTTCCGCCGATGTCCTCGAATCGGGCAAGCCCGTGCTCGTCGATTTCTGGGCCGACTGGTGCGGTCCGTGCAAGATGATCGCCCCGGCGCTCGAAGAAATCGCCGGGGAACTGGCTGACAAGGTGACCATCGCCAAGGTGGACATCATGGAAAACACCGCCACGGCCAGCAACTTTGGCGTGCAGTCGATCCCGCTGCTGATCCTCTTCAAGGATGGCAAGCCGGTCGCCCAGAAGCTGGGTGCGGCGCCCAAGAGCCAGCTCAAGGGCTGGCTGGAAAGCGTTCTCTAA